The following DNA comes from Quercus robur chromosome 1, dhQueRobu3.1, whole genome shotgun sequence.
AAGCCAAAGTTTTAGTAAGTTGATTAATTGCTCCTGGAatcacaaataaacaaaatttctctATAAGCTTCTTGAGTTTAAAATTAATAGGAACATGGATACATTCATTTGATAGGTAAATTACCTTTGGTAGCTCCCTGAACAGGCATAGACTTTAGTGAAACAAAACCCGATACAGAGGAGGTGAATACAATGCTTCCCACTCCTGATGCTTTGAGAGGTGGATAAGCAAGTTGAGAAATATGGAAAACAGATTCAAAATTGGCTGCCATGAGAGTAGAAAATCCTGCATCTGTGAAATCCACTACCGATTTCCGTATGTTTCTCCCAACAATATTTATATACGGATCAAAAACAAGCCAGTCTTCCAGTTCAGTAAACAGGAAAAGCAGTTCAAAACTTTAAATTATAACATGTTAAAACTCAAAACGGGAACATAAACAGATACAATACATAACATTTTGAAACCCAATAAGGGAAACACAAAATTCAatgttttttatgtaaaaaatgaGGAAATGAAGAAGCTTACGAGGATGTTGAGCTTCCCATCAAACAAAGTGGACACAGTGCTCATAAGCTCTTCTCTCTCACACGTAACAGACTGACCCAGtaaccccaaaacccaaattatCCCGTTCACTCAGACACCCATCAAGCTCACTCTCATTCCGATAGCGCGTGTGCACTCTGGCTCCAAACCCCACCAATTCCTCCACAATAGCATGCCTAAAAGGtagaaaaaccaaaacccaattcCCAGTTCACAATATAATTAATTTCTCAATTCTCACAAAccaaagaggaaaagaaaataaattccaAGACTTCTTTTTATCTatgtatgtaaaaatatgtaCCCGATTCCGCGAGTGCCACCGGTGATGAAAGGTGGGGTTTGAGAAGAATGGAGAGGGTGGGTTTAGGAGATTAGACTTTTCAGATAGAGTAGAAGAAGAGAGTGAAGGTGGAATGAGAGTCTGAGACATTCCAGCAGCGGCCAACCCAGTTCCAAGCAGGCAGCCGTACCGTAATAAGTCCGACGGGTAAAGTTTAGTTGGAAATtctaaggggctgtttggttttttctttttcttttttttttcattactcaCCACTCCTCGTTCAATTTTCGCCACTTGTCACTTATCatttaaaatatccaaatttcTTATACCCACTCGTTTGTCACACTTCACTTAGCTAGTCATCActcaaatttttcaactttttgtgggCCCTATCCTATAACTTGGTTAGAGCAAAGCTGTTAAGCCTACCCACCTCACactcatttcattttcttcactgCTCATTTCATTTTGCCACCACCACAGTCACAGTGTTAAAGTGCAACCAAAGAagtacaaacaacaaaaattctgATCAATAAAAATTCCCCCAAACCCAAAAGCCATTTTCCAACCCTCAAAATATGCagcaaaaaatcaaaactcCATTCATACTTATTTATGATACAccaccaaatcaaaaaaaaaaaaaacaaacaaacaaacaaacaaacatgtctAGAAAAATAGCAAAACATATCGAGATTGAAGGAGGAAGAAGTCGTGGTGGTGGTGTCTAATTTAGGGGTGTAGTGAGCGGAGCTGAAGAGATCGTTGAATCCAGAACCGAAATCTTGGGATTTCTGCTATGGGTTGGCGATGAAGAGAGAATCGCGATCTTCAAAGGCATTGGAGAAGGAGCGAGGACGTGTTGATGATCCTCTGACAGTGGAAGTGGATTTGGAGCAGGCCATCAAAGTCGAAATCAAAGGCTAGTAGGCTCTTGAAGTCATTCATTTCGGCCAGAATTTTGGAAGGCAAAATTGGAAAAAGGACAAAGAACGCTCCAAGGCTTGGTCATCGATGGCCCAGGCGAGCCCTCCAACGGAGCATCAATCTGAGACAAAGACTGAGACCCATTTGCGAGTTGTTTGCCAGATGGGTCGGCATCGGAACTTCGCCGTCGTGTTCACCAATCTGAGCTATGGCCGTCACAAGTTGGATGAGGTGGGGGCTCGGTCAGCATGGCTGGGCAAAAGGGATGAAGTGTGAAGAGGTATGCTTAGATTTGGGACTGGAAAAGAGTTTATGTGAGTTGGGTTTGAAGGAAAAAGTTGTTGGTGGGGATCATGAAAAGGAGAGTCGGACTTGACAAGGCATTGACAGTGGGTCCCACACGTGTGTTTAATTACGAAAATACCATGAAAACTaagttttaaaaactgaaaacacctaaaatgtattttcaatttccataacttatcactcaaaaattagagaattgagtgatggaaacaaaaactgaaaatatccCAAACAAACCATTCAACCATAGGACCTACATATTTTGAGTTATAGGTGATGGAAACAAAGTTACAGGTGatgaaaatacaaaaaccaaatagCCCCTAAGGCCATGTTTGGTTTaataattttcatcactcaatttccatcacttaatttccgtcactcatcactcaaaatatCCTACCcatttggcaccatcactcattttccatcactcaatatttttcacactatttatGGCCTCATACCTGTCACTCgatgcagcttttttttttcttttctttttttcccgtacccaaactcaccgaacctagtgaaaaaataaaataaaataaaataaataacccaGAACAGATCGAAACagtgaaaaaaccaaaaaaagaagaagaagaagaaacccagAACAAATTGAACCagtcaaagaagaagaaaaaaaaaaaaaaaaaaaaaccgaacagccaacccaggagaagaaaggaaaaaaaaagtcaaaaggtggtcaaaagttacGGCTGAGTACTGTTTGTGGGTCCCCTATGTgtatttaattacaatattgccattgacttatgagttatggaaactgaaaataggcaaaatgtgttttcagtttccataactcataactcaaaaatcagagaattgagtgatggaaatagagttatggaaacaaagTTATGGACTtcccaaacaacctttttactataagtcccaccatttttgagttatgagttatgaaaatagagttatgagttatggaaattgatgaACCAAACACCCCTTAAGTCTTTTGATGTtcaagaggtttttttttttttttttttaattgatagaaTATCACAATTATGGTGTCTACTTCattattctttgtttttggcCCAAAATAAGAATGGCAACGGGTCAGGTTTAGTGTGGGTTTCTTTATGTCCAAATCTTGGCCCATGGGCCCACCCCTGTTATCCGAACCCGCCCCGCGGGCCCTGCCCAACCATGCCACTTCATGGGCCCAATTCGTAGCCCAAACCAtggcccaatatatatatatatatatatatatatatatggctaaATGCCAAATCAGTCCAAATCATATGACCATTACAAACCtgttaattataaattaataaatcacCTGTTAATCATAAATCATATCTAAGAtcataaattaataaatcacctagtttttttttttttttttaggggaaataaatcacctagcTAAGATCACCAtttaatcataaatcaataaatcatagcTAAGATCACCtgttaaacataaaaataaaaactacaaaataaatCTCACAAGTCAAAATCTAAGACTATTATAACAAGTTCAAAAGGCTACAAAATAAATCCTAGCGGTTAGGATAATTATAAACCAACAAGTTAATCTAACAAAtccaagaaatttaaaaaataataataataaattgctTGTAGATACCACATTTTGTAcccattaataaattttggtcccTGGCCCCAATGATTAGCTTGACATATGTCAACAAAGGGTAATTGAAGAGTTCacaatagtttggaagtaatcacaactcaaaagtttTCAAATCGCTTTGAAATTGATActaaaaaatgacatttgctCACTATTTTGACCATAATGTTTGATCCACAAAGCATATTTGAGtgaaatttatttcattggaaagtagacTTCTTGGGCTTCAAtgtgaacacaaattttgcctAATTTGGACTTATATTCAGTGAGGTATGACTATTTCAAGTTGGGCTAATTGGACAGTTCgattttctaggttttaaaacttcattttaaggGCCCAAAACATAATGCTTTGATGTGGGCCGGCCCATAGACCCTTGAGAACGTCCAAAGATCattaaaaagtttgaaaaccctaattttaactgATAAATACCCATCTTATACCTCCAATTAAAACCCTAGCTAGAGAGAGTTATTTTTTAGCTTTCATcttctctaaaaccctaattctcctCTCTAAAACTCACACACAGCCCCTTAGCatgttttttacaaattaaaaacctcTCTTTCGTTAGTTCTAAGGTAGAaactattttccaaaaattgatttttcaaaacctttttcaaaactcttgttcttgagttgtgattactaactattgttgtgttcttttgATTATTCTTGTCATCAATCTcatctttgtgttgtaggcaCTAAGAGGTCGGTTAAACAACTTCAAATCTATGATTCTAAACCAAGGTGAGCTTCTTTTCCATGGTTTCCCACTTTGcttaacatgattcacatgATTTTCTTGATATAGTTTCTCCATTTgttatatttgatttgtttgatgtttttaattatatttgacatgttttaatatgattttaggTGGTTTATAAACTgtcctttttgttcttttgttcttATTTCAATTCCTAGGTTggtttgatatgttttaatgtagtttagtttaattgtttgttttgtttcatgttAATTTGTTGTATATGTTGATgctttatgttttttgttttaggctagtttaatttttttagggtttctaacATGCTTGTTTGATCTCACATGTTATCTGTTTTTTTGATTAAATCTCTAAAAATGTAGTTTTTCAAATCTGTATTAAAGGCTACGTATGCATACTTAAGTATGCGCACACATACCTCATGTATGTGTACACATACTTGTGCCcagaaaaacaaatttaggGTTCTTGCTTTTTTTGTGAGTTTTGATTAGTTTCAATCCTCTATTTAGGTTTTCTTGAGCTTAGTTTTCACATATTTAGGTCTAAGGTTAgtagaataacatgtttcacATGCTTGAATTGATAGATTGATGATTAGGGTTTATGCTTTGATGAATCACATGAGCATTCATGAGAATTTGAACATGCTTTTGATGCATAGGTGTTGAGGTGTTATGGTGCAACGAGATAAGTAAGGTAAAGCATGCATTCATATGTACATGTATTTGATTGAGATATGGTATGTGAACTTGGAATATGTTTGTATTCTTGATATTCTTGATACTACCCCAACAATTCTTTGATTATGTCTTGTTTATTTGCTGCCTTAGATGTGATAATATGAAATATGCAtgttagatgtatgctaggttTGATATAAgttgccatgatagatgtatgttatggttttgggatgattgatgTTATGTTGATtgctagatgtatgctagtgtgtgtgtgtgtgtgtgtatagataaCAATATTGAATGaacctttaatgagattaagacgtaagacacaatgatTGGATGCCGACCCACGGGTTGGGTAaggttgggtgcctaacacctttccatCCCCATACTTAAACTCCGAACCGATACTCTGATATATAGTAAGATCAATCCTTCCACATAACGGGGttatatttatggttcctaaATTTAATCTAGGTGGCGACTTCATCTTTTCCCCACATCGGTCCACTCAGCTTAGGCGTACTCCCCTTTTCCTAAGGAGAAAACCATTGCGCCCACATTGCTTCATAAAGATTTACTGCAATGTGGGagctgaagaagaaagaagatggTGGAGGAGGAACGTTGTGTGGCGTGGCGACAACTACAACGAAAACATGTTGATGATGACGGCAATGCGAGCAAGAGCTAGTCAGTACTCAGTAAGTTACAAAGAATGGAGAGAGATATTTTTATAtctaaaaaccttttttttatccGGTATGAAATTTCCTGTGAAAATCCAATATGTTTTTCGATATGGGTCCATTTTTAAATCAGCACAAAATGTAGGCATTTTTGTACCGGATTAGGTGCCGATATGAAATATTTCGGCTCTATTAATTTGATCCAACCCCTGCACCATATCCTAATCCAACAACCCATTTGACCAAATCATTTAACACCAACAATTTCATCATTCCCAAATTCTCAAATTCTataatcaacccaaaaaaactACCCACATCTCctaagttggaaaaaaaaaatctacatttgATAATTTAAAATCATAAACTATCAAATGCatacaataataacaattaaatgaaaatattgttcaggaaaaaaaaaaaaaaaaaaaaaaaaaaaaaaaaaaaaaagtctaaattttgtatcactTTTCCAATCGCGTCTTAAAGAATGTGAGATCCCAATCGCATCTTAAACTTCTTTACGCAAAACTGGTCAAATGCTTGCAAAGGACCGTTGTGAATTGTGATGGCAACATGTCACGTGTCGCCATCACAAAGGTTCCCAAGCCAAGGccaacttcttttttctttactttttttgttgttaaaaagCCAAATCCAACTTCTTTACCATCATTGAGCAGAGATATAAAAGTTCAATGTTTCATAATATTTAATTTCCACTTTTGAATGATTGATTTGAAAGATCCCATGGATCAACAGAAAAGATCTTCTTCAAACCTTCGAgccttttttatattcttttattaaatatgaattttgataaattcaatattagattatatttttttacttttttatcattttatttgtaaaaattttaaaaatcaaatattaataattatgttatTAATTAAAGGTTTAATTTTCTAGTTTTTGCAATCTTAacttatgcataaaaaaattacatgtcaaatagcaaataaattacaaataatatctgatttgaataaaacttaacatatgtcttaaaaacatgaaaaatatgtaattaaattgttcaatttttattttattttacttttagaGAGTTTGAAAGTGTTTCTTTTAAAACTAATTCCGAAACTTTGTCGTGATGAAAATTCGTACAAGTAAACTTCTTTGGGAAAAAAACTGTGGGCAAAGACACGTCATGTGTGATGTCAGTAGTTGAGACAACCTTAGTGCCGCCTTATCATCAATTGACAATCTTCGCCTTATCACATAGAAGTCTCAAATGTTGGATACATGCATCTTTCATAGTAAATTTTCTCTACGGCCAATATAAATAGAACCCATTCGGAGAAGTAGAAAACACTACTAGTTACACAGCAAACATTGTAGCAACAAAGAGAGATAAGTGGCAGGACAAGAAATGGCTAACAGAGAAAGCAGGTGGTCCCTTCAAGGAATGACCGCTCTTGTTACCGGTGGAACCAAAGGAATCGGGTTCTTTCTCTGcct
Coding sequences within:
- the LOC126728740 gene encoding tropinone reductase homolog At2g29260, chloroplastic-like; protein product: MGSSTSSNIRKSVVDFTDAGFSTLMAANFESVFHISQLAYPPLKASGVGSIVFTSSVSGFVSLKSMPVQGATKGAINQLTKTLACEWAKDNIRRSSTKNIFQQCVSEHHFLLLMVS